A section of the Deltaproteobacteria bacterium genome encodes:
- a CDS encoding type II toxin-antitoxin system VapC family toxin — protein sequence MGRGRADGAAGDVCSRRGAAQTTREMIHLDTSFLIRALVSGSAEDHRLRAWLAEGTRVGISAVCWAEFLCGPVQTGNLELAARIVPDPTPFTAVDAASMASLFNVGGRRRRSFVDCMIAAIALRAGASLATANAADFRRFEPAGLKIVVT from the coding sequence ATGGGCCGCGGCCGTGCGGACGGAGCGGCAGGCGACGTCTGCTCGAGGCGCGGCGCGGCCCAGACGACCCGGGAGATGATCCATCTCGATACGAGCTTCCTGATCCGGGCGTTGGTGTCCGGGTCGGCGGAGGACCACCGGCTGAGGGCTTGGCTGGCGGAGGGAACGCGGGTGGGAATCAGTGCCGTGTGCTGGGCCGAGTTCCTGTGCGGGCCAGTCCAGACCGGCAACCTGGAACTTGCTGCCCGCATCGTCCCCGACCCGACGCCGTTCACGGCCGTCGATGCAGCGTCGATGGCGAGCCTGTTCAACGTCGGTGGTCGGCGCCGGCGCTCCTTCGTGGACTGTATGATCGCGGCCATCGCGCTCCGCGCGGGAGCGTCTCTCGCCACGGCGAATGCCGCGGACTTTCGTCGATTCGAGCCGGCGGGCTTGAAGATCGTCGTAACCTAA
- a CDS encoding SAM-dependent methyltransferase codes for MIVLEPIGYVRSPRADLRDDGWGDVTARIELTDKFGPDCLEGLESFSHVEVIFHFHRVVESAIERGTRHPRGNVAWPRVGIFAQRGKDRPNRLGTTIAEIKGREGRVLTVAGLDAVDGTPVLDIKPLMVEFLPRGSVRQPPWSRELMRDYW; via the coding sequence ATGATCGTCCTCGAGCCGATCGGCTACGTGCGCAGTCCGAGAGCGGACCTGCGTGACGACGGATGGGGCGACGTGACGGCCCGCATCGAGCTGACCGACAAGTTCGGCCCCGACTGTCTCGAGGGCCTCGAGTCCTTTTCGCACGTCGAGGTGATCTTCCATTTCCATCGCGTCGTCGAGTCGGCGATCGAACGCGGTACCCGGCACCCCCGCGGCAACGTGGCATGGCCCCGTGTGGGGATCTTCGCTCAACGAGGAAAGGACCGTCCGAACCGCCTCGGAACGACCATCGCGGAGATCAAAGGGCGCGAGGGACGGGTGCTCACCGTCGCCGGCCTGGATGCCGTCGACGGCACTCCGGTGCTGGACATCAAGCCCCTGATGGTCGAGTTCCTGCCCCGTGGCTCCGTCCGGCAGCCGCCGTGGTCCCGGGAGCTGATGCGCGACTATTGGTAG
- a CDS encoding peptidoglycan-binding protein, with the protein MYERFFGLADAPFRLTPDPRYLFLSQKHADALAHLKLGLSESSGFVCITGDVGTGKTTLLRAFLTGPIPDTETAYVFNPVLSPLELLQTINAEFGLHADTDSRTELVGALNRHLLAQRQAGRRAIVVIDEAQALAVEVLEQLRLLSNLETTTEKLLRIILVGQPQLRTLLLHPELVQLNQRITLRWHIGPLTRQETAAYVEHRLAIASQGHAGPIFTRPALRLIHRRSGGVPRMINMIAHRAMVAAFADDRRTVGRRSVRRAYDEIAVVPLPARRRASRVAALATVGAAVCLAVIAIGAARLSPPPEPAPLRAAEPTSGSATPVAEPPAPNAAPVPEPAPSAPPEVATAPARPGAEPPVAALEVERRLVALDTDASAREALNAVFAAWSVGPLGPREPGDANAFTGAAARRGLGHLLVSSSGTLLRALDLPAILELNLSDASGVRYAAVVSLSSAGATLVVGDAPGAVDRTFLDRAWFGRAHVFWRDFDGIGVVTREPSQGIRRLQALLRRAGTYGGPDTGVFDRATRAAVVDFQRGRFLVTDGRPGPLTRILLYDIAGGYPRPTLGSSGGGTS; encoded by the coding sequence ATGTACGAGCGGTTCTTCGGGCTCGCCGACGCGCCGTTCCGGCTCACGCCGGACCCGCGCTACCTGTTCCTGTCGCAGAAGCACGCCGACGCCCTCGCGCACCTGAAGCTCGGCCTGTCGGAGTCGAGCGGCTTCGTCTGCATCACCGGCGACGTGGGCACGGGGAAGACGACGCTCCTCCGCGCGTTCCTGACCGGGCCGATTCCCGACACGGAAACCGCGTACGTCTTCAACCCCGTCCTCTCGCCGCTCGAGCTCCTGCAGACGATCAATGCCGAATTCGGACTTCATGCCGACACGGACAGCCGCACCGAGCTCGTCGGCGCGCTCAACCGCCACCTCCTCGCGCAGCGCCAGGCGGGCCGCCGCGCGATCGTCGTGATCGACGAGGCCCAGGCGCTCGCCGTCGAGGTGCTCGAGCAGCTCCGCCTCCTCTCGAACCTCGAGACCACCACCGAGAAGCTCCTGCGCATCATCCTCGTCGGCCAGCCGCAGCTGCGCACGCTCCTTCTCCACCCCGAGCTCGTGCAGCTGAACCAGCGCATCACGCTGCGCTGGCACATCGGGCCCCTCACCCGACAGGAGACCGCGGCCTACGTCGAGCACCGGCTCGCCATCGCGAGCCAGGGCCATGCCGGACCGATCTTCACCCGGCCCGCGCTGCGCCTGATCCACCGCCGGTCGGGCGGCGTGCCGCGCATGATCAACATGATCGCGCACCGGGCCATGGTGGCCGCGTTCGCCGACGACCGCCGGACCGTGGGGAGGCGCTCGGTCCGCCGGGCGTACGACGAGATCGCCGTCGTGCCGCTGCCCGCCCGGCGCCGGGCCTCCCGGGTCGCCGCCCTCGCGACGGTCGGCGCGGCCGTCTGCCTCGCGGTGATCGCGATCGGCGCCGCGCGGCTGTCGCCGCCGCCCGAGCCGGCGCCGCTGCGCGCGGCGGAGCCCACCTCGGGCAGCGCGACACCCGTCGCCGAACCGCCGGCGCCGAACGCCGCACCGGTCCCCGAGCCGGCGCCGAGCGCGCCGCCCGAGGTCGCGACCGCCCCTGCCCGCCCCGGGGCCGAGCCCCCCGTCGCCGCGCTCGAGGTGGAGCGCCGGCTCGTCGCGCTGGACACCGACGCGAGCGCGCGCGAGGCGTTGAACGCCGTCTTCGCGGCGTGGAGCGTCGGTCCGCTCGGACCGCGTGAGCCCGGGGACGCGAACGCGTTCACCGGCGCGGCAGCGCGGCGTGGCCTCGGGCACCTCCTCGTCTCCTCCAGCGGCACCCTGCTGCGCGCACTCGACCTGCCTGCGATACTCGAGCTCAACCTGTCCGACGCGTCCGGCGTGCGCTACGCGGCGGTGGTGAGTCTCTCCAGCGCGGGGGCGACGCTCGTGGTCGGCGACGCGCCCGGCGCCGTCGACCGGACCTTCCTCGATCGCGCCTGGTTCGGGCGCGCGCATGTCTTCTGGCGGGACTTCGACGGCATCGGCGTCGTGACGCGAGAGCCGTCGCAAGGCATCCGGCGCCTGCAGGCGCTCCTCCGCCGGGCGGGTACCTACGGCGGCCCGGACACGGGCGTCTTCGACAGAGCGACGCGCGCCGCCGTCGTCGACTTCCAGCGCGGCCGATTCCTGGTCACCGATGGCCGTCCCGGCCCCCTGACGCGCATCCTGCTCTACGACATCGCAGGCGGCTACCCGCGACCCACACTCGGCTCCTCCGGAGGAGGGACGTCATGA
- a CDS encoding amidohydrolase, producing MDPMISSDSHIVEPPDLWEKWLTPEFRPRAPKLVKDEEGGDAWLYNDGGAPAPLGLVTVTRGRPREELRWSGAHYDTINQGNFEGAARVKEMLEDGVVAEVIYSPQRTMRHFMLGTDDEFHLAGIRAYNDWLARDFCAKAPDRLIGIAQMPSVGVDAAIAEMKRTKAMGHRGVLISAWPSGNLNLSEADDPFFAEAERLGLPISIHCALAARGKVPPKPKTVMEEKLSRGESTGGKQVSMLSGAGLDTMPLIMGEIILTGVHDRFSRLQFVSVESGAGWVPYYAEQMDDRYDRNKYWAKIRLEREPSEYVRSNWSFTFIIDRYGVKNRHAVGVDRMMWSTDYPHHGCDWPQSRRVVAEMFEGVPAAERRAITYENAARLYGVRVGA from the coding sequence ATGGACCCGATGATCTCCAGCGATTCCCACATCGTCGAGCCGCCGGACCTCTGGGAGAAGTGGCTGACTCCGGAGTTCCGGCCGCGCGCCCCGAAGCTCGTGAAGGACGAGGAGGGCGGCGACGCCTGGCTCTACAACGACGGCGGCGCGCCGGCGCCGCTCGGGCTCGTGACCGTCACGCGCGGCCGGCCGCGCGAGGAGCTGCGCTGGTCGGGTGCCCATTACGACACGATCAACCAGGGCAACTTCGAGGGCGCGGCGCGGGTCAAGGAGATGCTGGAGGACGGGGTCGTCGCCGAGGTCATATACTCGCCGCAGCGGACGATGCGGCACTTCATGCTCGGCACCGACGACGAGTTCCACCTGGCCGGCATCCGCGCCTACAACGACTGGCTCGCCAGGGACTTCTGCGCAAAGGCGCCGGATCGGCTGATCGGCATCGCGCAGATGCCGAGCGTCGGCGTCGACGCGGCGATCGCCGAGATGAAGCGCACGAAGGCGATGGGACACCGCGGCGTCCTCATCTCGGCCTGGCCGAGCGGCAACCTGAACCTCTCGGAGGCCGACGACCCGTTCTTCGCCGAGGCCGAGCGGCTCGGCCTCCCCATCAGCATCCACTGCGCGCTCGCGGCGCGCGGCAAGGTGCCGCCCAAGCCGAAGACGGTGATGGAGGAGAAGCTCTCGCGCGGCGAGTCGACGGGCGGGAAGCAGGTCTCGATGCTGTCCGGCGCGGGCCTCGACACCATGCCGCTCATCATGGGCGAGATCATCCTGACCGGTGTCCACGACCGCTTCTCGAGGCTCCAGTTCGTCTCCGTCGAGAGCGGCGCCGGCTGGGTGCCCTACTACGCCGAGCAGATGGACGACCGCTACGACCGGAACAAGTACTGGGCCAAGATCAGGCTCGAGCGGGAGCCGAGCGAGTACGTCCGCTCCAACTGGTCGTTCACCTTCATCATCGACCGCTACGGCGTGAAGAACCGCCACGCCGTGGGCGTCGACCGCATGATGTGGTCGACCGACTACCCGCACCACGGCTGCGACTGGCCGCAATCGCGCCGTGTCGTGGCGGAGATGTTCGAGGGCGTTCCCGCGGCCGAGCGGCGGGCGATCACGTACGAGAACGCCGCGCGTCTCTACGGCGTCCGCGTGGGGGCGTAG
- a CDS encoding cyclohexanecarboxylate-CoA ligase: MRPTRAPDARRPRHEAAGEWPQPSLWAMLEARVERTPERVYLIEGREGGRQYTFGDLHARAARIAAALHRLGIGPGDVVSWQLPNWFEGVALAAAIDRVGAVSNPIITIYREQEMTFVCRQARSRVLVVPGVVRGTDHREIAAAVRAAAPDLAHVLTVRAAPGAGMQALEALEESAASPGSPSPPGPHDVSMLFYTSGTTADPKGVLHTPSTLGAVNHFHAKLFPPSPADRTLLQFPLTHIGGILLFVMHQLRCGSSAVFMETYDPELAIELIARHAVTAAGGPPAVLQGMLGAPNFTAEMVRSVRLTGSGAADVSPELMRMAKQRFGSIAYRSYGMTECPILSCGAPGDPEEKLHGTDGRPSPGCTARLVDDAGRPVAPGVEGEIEAYGPQLCVGYVDPALNAAFTADGFFRTGDLGILDEAGFLRITGRRKDVIIRKGENLSAKGIEDVLAEHPKIADVAVIGVPDPTSGERVCACVVLRPGADELSLAEVAAFMEARQVMRQKIPEQLEILAELPRNATGKVRKDVLRARFRSSK, translated from the coding sequence ATGCGTCCGACCCGCGCGCCCGACGCTCGCCGGCCGCGCCACGAGGCAGCGGGCGAGTGGCCGCAGCCGTCGCTCTGGGCGATGCTCGAGGCGCGCGTCGAGCGGACCCCCGAGCGCGTCTACCTGATCGAGGGCCGCGAGGGGGGCCGGCAGTACACCTTCGGCGACCTGCACGCGCGAGCCGCGCGCATCGCCGCCGCGCTCCACCGTCTCGGCATCGGCCCGGGCGACGTCGTCTCCTGGCAGCTCCCGAACTGGTTCGAGGGCGTGGCCCTGGCGGCCGCGATCGACCGGGTGGGCGCGGTCTCGAATCCCATCATCACGATCTATCGCGAGCAGGAGATGACCTTCGTCTGCCGGCAGGCACGCTCGCGGGTGCTCGTCGTGCCGGGGGTGGTGCGGGGGACGGATCACCGCGAGATCGCCGCCGCGGTGCGGGCGGCCGCGCCCGATCTCGCGCACGTGCTCACCGTCCGTGCCGCGCCCGGCGCGGGCATGCAGGCACTGGAGGCGCTCGAGGAGTCGGCCGCGAGCCCCGGCTCGCCGTCGCCCCCGGGGCCGCACGACGTCTCGATGCTCTTCTACACGTCGGGGACGACCGCCGATCCGAAGGGCGTCCTCCACACGCCGTCGACGCTCGGCGCGGTGAACCACTTCCATGCGAAGCTCTTCCCGCCGTCGCCCGCCGATCGCACACTGCTCCAGTTTCCGCTGACCCACATCGGCGGCATCCTGCTCTTCGTCATGCACCAGCTCCGCTGCGGGTCGAGCGCGGTGTTCATGGAGACCTACGACCCGGAGCTGGCGATCGAGCTGATCGCGCGGCATGCCGTCACGGCGGCCGGCGGCCCGCCCGCGGTGCTCCAGGGGATGCTCGGCGCCCCGAACTTCACGGCCGAGATGGTCCGCTCGGTGCGCCTCACCGGCTCCGGCGCGGCCGACGTCTCGCCGGAGCTCATGCGCATGGCGAAGCAGCGATTCGGCTCGATCGCGTATCGCTCGTACGGCATGACCGAGTGCCCGATCCTGAGCTGCGGCGCGCCCGGCGACCCGGAGGAGAAGCTCCACGGGACCGACGGGCGACCGTCGCCCGGCTGTACGGCGCGCCTGGTCGACGACGCGGGGCGGCCGGTCGCTCCGGGCGTCGAGGGTGAGATCGAAGCGTACGGCCCCCAGCTCTGCGTCGGCTACGTTGACCCGGCGCTCAACGCCGCGTTCACCGCCGACGGCTTCTTCCGCACCGGCGATCTCGGGATCCTCGACGAGGCCGGCTTCCTGCGCATCACCGGCCGCCGCAAGGACGTCATCATCCGCAAGGGCGAGAACCTCTCCGCCAAGGGCATCGAGGACGTCCTCGCCGAGCACCCGAAGATCGCCGACGTCGCCGTCATCGGCGTGCCCGACCCCACCAGCGGCGAGCGCGTCTGCGCGTGCGTGGTCCTGCGGCCGGGCGCGGACGAGCTGTCCCTCGCCGAGGTCGCCGCCTTCATGGAGGCACGCCAGGTGATGCGGCAGAAGATCCCCGAGCAGCTGGAGATCCTCGCGGAGCTGCCTCGGAACGCGACCGGCAAGGTGCGGAAGGACGTGCTGCGGGCCCGCTTCCGATCGTCGAAGTGA
- a CDS encoding nucleotidyltransferase domain-containing protein — MRPDIAERLTRLFAATPPPGLVSAYLFGSHADGRAHRESDVDLGVLLRWEVYRARSHRFDERVRLSAWLAGELGVPGVDVVVLNDAPPQLGSRIVVAGRRVFCADADADHAFVRDVQLRAADLEPFLRRTRRVKLAAIAR, encoded by the coding sequence ATGAGGCCGGACATCGCCGAGAGGCTGACGAGGCTTTTCGCAGCGACGCCTCCTCCGGGCCTCGTGTCCGCTTATCTCTTCGGGAGCCATGCCGACGGGCGCGCCCACCGCGAGAGCGACGTCGACCTCGGGGTGCTACTGCGCTGGGAGGTGTATCGGGCACGCTCCCATCGCTTCGACGAGCGGGTTCGGTTGTCGGCGTGGCTCGCGGGGGAGCTTGGCGTCCCCGGCGTTGATGTCGTCGTCCTGAACGACGCCCCGCCGCAGCTCGGTTCCCGAATCGTCGTCGCTGGCAGGCGGGTCTTCTGTGCCGACGCCGATGCCGACCATGCGTTCGTGCGAGACGTCCAGCTGCGCGCGGCCGACCTCGAGCCCTTTCTCCGGCGTACGCGACGGGTGAAGCTGGCCGCGATCGCCCGATGA
- a CDS encoding 2-hydroxychromene-2-carboxylate isomerase, with protein sequence MPPATVRFYFDYISSNAYLGWTQLPKLSDKYGFTIEPVPVLFAGLLEAHGQLGPAEIPAKAGWMGKNNLRKAALLGVPLNPPAFHPFNPLLALRVSSLPADAAARRALIGVLFDAVWVRGLHVSEPAVVERLGDEIGLAGTALVAEAQRPESKARLRRQTDDAVARGVFGVPSMEVGDELFWGYDDFPYLELFLAGKDPLDATQWQKWFGAARPSAVRRRFRPRDEGD encoded by the coding sequence ATGCCGCCCGCCACGGTCCGCTTCTACTTCGACTACATCTCGTCGAACGCCTACCTGGGATGGACCCAGCTCCCGAAGCTCTCCGACAAATACGGATTCACGATCGAACCCGTGCCCGTCCTGTTCGCAGGCCTCCTCGAAGCCCACGGCCAGCTCGGGCCTGCCGAGATCCCCGCCAAGGCGGGCTGGATGGGCAAGAACAACCTGCGCAAGGCGGCCCTTCTCGGGGTTCCCCTCAACCCGCCGGCCTTCCATCCGTTCAATCCGCTCCTCGCACTCCGCGTGTCGTCGCTCCCGGCCGATGCCGCGGCGCGACGCGCGCTCATCGGTGTGCTGTTCGACGCGGTGTGGGTCCGGGGTCTACACGTCAGCGAGCCGGCCGTGGTCGAGCGTCTCGGCGATGAAATCGGTCTCGCGGGAACCGCGCTCGTCGCGGAAGCGCAGCGGCCCGAATCCAAGGCGCGCCTTCGCCGCCAGACGGACGACGCGGTTGCCCGAGGCGTGTTCGGCGTGCCCTCGATGGAGGTCGGGGACGAGCTGTTCTGGGGGTACGACGACTTCCCTTACCTCGAGCTCTTCCTCGCGGGGAAAGATCCGCTCGACGCGACGCAGTGGCAGAAGTGGTTCGGTGCAGCTCGTCCGTCGGCGGTTCGCAGGAGGTTTCGGCCACGGGACGAAGGCGACTGA
- a CDS encoding ribbon-helix-helix protein, CopG family, which yields MAIPTIKSTYTLDVETVRALEEMARRWDVSKSEALRRAIRAAAAEGRPLRADALEALDRLQRSLGLSPARARAWAAAVRTERQATSARGAARPRRPGR from the coding sequence ATGGCCATACCAACGATCAAGTCGACGTACACCCTCGACGTGGAGACCGTCCGCGCGCTCGAGGAGATGGCTCGGCGCTGGGACGTGTCGAAGTCGGAGGCGCTGCGCCGTGCGATTCGAGCCGCGGCGGCCGAGGGCCGGCCGCTCCGAGCCGACGCGCTCGAGGCGCTCGATCGGCTCCAGCGGTCCCTGGGGCTCAGCCCTGCGCGCGCGCGCGCATGGGCCGCGGCCGTGCGGACGGAGCGGCAGGCGACGTCTGCTCGAGGCGCGGCGCGGCCCAGACGACCCGGGAGATGA
- a CDS encoding aspartyl protease encodes MGLVYADLEVRRESGPSCNVRFLVDSGATLSVLPWQVWHTLGLKPLRSMVFTLADGTTMRRRVSGCWFRFRGIEAPSPVILGQRRDTALLGTLTLEALGLVLNPFERTLRPMRMILALAGLRERVEPRPSRRLGRRGTCPGRMLTCDA; translated from the coding sequence ATGGGCCTCGTTTACGCCGACCTCGAAGTGCGACGCGAGAGCGGGCCGTCCTGCAATGTCCGCTTCCTGGTCGACAGCGGCGCCACGCTCTCGGTGCTGCCATGGCAGGTATGGCACACCTTGGGTCTGAAGCCGCTCCGCTCAATGGTGTTCACCCTGGCAGACGGCACGACGATGCGCCGCCGCGTCTCCGGCTGTTGGTTCCGTTTCCGCGGCATCGAAGCGCCGAGCCCCGTCATCCTCGGCCAGCGACGCGATACGGCGCTCCTCGGGACGCTGACGCTTGAAGCCCTCGGCCTCGTGCTCAACCCCTTCGAGCGCACGCTCCGGCCGATGCGGATGATTCTTGCGTTGGCCGGGCTGCGCGAGCGTGTAGAGCCGCGGCCATCTCGGCGTCTCGGGCGCCGTGGCACCTGCCCCGGCCGCATGTTAACCTGCGATGCATGA
- a CDS encoding adenylate/guanylate cyclase domain-containing protein has protein sequence MRANDELAVIDWLIGLFPVVPRRGSRLAFMFTDLEGFTAHAAMQGNGAALRLLRRHDSLVLPAIRALDGRIVKRLGDGLMAVFVSPADALRAAVAIQAAAARRRPTVKLRIGIHAGEVRWREGDLVGHDLNVAARVTERARGGRIVVSDTLRAEAGGLPVHFRRTRPLPIPGREPVPLFSVELEEGA, from the coding sequence ATGAGAGCGAACGACGAGCTCGCCGTGATCGACTGGCTGATCGGCCTCTTCCCGGTCGTCCCGCGCCGCGGCTCACGCCTGGCCTTCATGTTCACCGACCTCGAAGGGTTCACGGCGCATGCCGCCATGCAGGGAAACGGCGCCGCGCTGCGGCTCCTCCGCCGGCACGACAGCCTGGTCCTGCCGGCGATCCGGGCGCTCGACGGCCGGATCGTCAAACGGCTCGGCGACGGGCTGATGGCGGTCTTCGTCTCGCCCGCGGACGCCCTCCGGGCGGCGGTCGCGATCCAGGCAGCGGCCGCGCGCCGGCGGCCCACGGTGAAGCTCCGGATCGGCATCCACGCGGGCGAGGTCCGCTGGCGCGAGGGTGACCTCGTGGGGCACGACCTCAACGTCGCCGCGCGCGTCACCGAGCGAGCGCGGGGCGGCCGCATCGTGGTCAGCGATACCCTGCGCGCGGAGGCCGGCGGTCTCCCGGTGCATTTCCGGCGGACGCGGCCCCTGCCGATCCCAGGCCGGGAGCCCGTCCCATTGTTCAGTGTAGAGCTTGAGGAGGGAGCGTGA
- a CDS encoding aldehyde dehydrogenase family protein produces the protein MLIDGSWVDAASGATYRVPNPATEEPVGSAPDATVDDMRRAIAAARRAFDEGPWPRSSRHDRARVLTAIADGMERRKEELRQMLIAEAGATYLTHDIQLEQPIRLLRNYAELALTFDFEQPLPVRVTDGPLGTVVSSAIVYRQPAGVCGLIPTWNFPLFVTVQKLGPALATGCTMVFKPSPYGPLINLLLAEIVAEADLPPGVVNFVTGESNAIAETLVSDPRIDKVSFTGSVATGKKILAAAAATLKRVHLELGGKSVAIFLDTDDLDVIAPQAASPAFFHAGQGCAMTTRVLVPREAHDHLVQKMVDFVRGVVKVGDPADPSTFLGPVIRDERRRKIEEYIESGKQEGAVLAHGGGRPKDLPRGYFLEPTIFCGVPNHIRIAQEEIFGPVVAVLPFRDADEAIRIANDSTYGLGGMIFSRDTARAIELAKRIRTGAVWINNGINLIDTPFGGFKESGIGREGGRFGMEEYTELQQISWRA, from the coding sequence ATGCTGATCGACGGAAGCTGGGTGGATGCCGCCAGCGGCGCCACCTACCGCGTGCCGAACCCCGCCACCGAGGAGCCGGTCGGCTCGGCGCCGGACGCGACGGTCGACGACATGCGCCGCGCGATCGCCGCGGCGCGCCGCGCCTTCGACGAGGGGCCGTGGCCGCGGTCGAGCCGTCACGACCGGGCGCGGGTCCTGACCGCGATCGCCGACGGCATGGAGCGACGCAAGGAGGAGCTCCGCCAGATGCTCATCGCCGAGGCCGGGGCGACCTACCTGACGCACGACATCCAGCTCGAGCAGCCGATCCGCCTGCTCCGCAACTATGCCGAGCTGGCCCTCACCTTCGACTTCGAGCAGCCGCTCCCCGTGCGCGTGACGGACGGCCCCCTCGGCACCGTCGTCAGCTCGGCGATCGTCTACCGCCAGCCGGCGGGCGTCTGCGGCCTCATCCCCACCTGGAACTTCCCGCTCTTCGTCACGGTCCAGAAGCTCGGCCCGGCGCTCGCCACCGGCTGCACGATGGTCTTCAAGCCCTCGCCCTACGGCCCGCTCATCAACCTCCTGCTCGCCGAGATCGTCGCGGAGGCGGACCTGCCGCCCGGCGTCGTCAACTTCGTCACCGGCGAGTCGAACGCCATTGCCGAGACGCTGGTCTCGGACCCGCGCATCGACAAGGTGAGCTTCACGGGCAGCGTCGCGACCGGGAAGAAGATCCTGGCCGCCGCCGCCGCGACCCTGAAGCGCGTGCACCTCGAGCTCGGCGGCAAGTCGGTGGCGATCTTCCTCGACACCGACGACCTCGACGTCATCGCGCCACAGGCCGCGTCGCCGGCCTTCTTCCACGCCGGTCAGGGGTGTGCCATGACGACGCGCGTCCTCGTCCCGCGCGAGGCGCACGACCACCTGGTGCAGAAGATGGTGGACTTCGTGCGCGGCGTGGTGAAGGTCGGCGACCCCGCCGACCCGTCGACCTTCCTCGGCCCGGTGATTCGCGACGAGCGGCGGCGGAAGATCGAGGAGTACATCGAGTCGGGGAAGCAGGAGGGCGCGGTGCTCGCGCACGGGGGCGGCCGCCCGAAGGATCTTCCGCGCGGCTACTTCCTCGAGCCGACGATCTTCTGCGGCGTGCCGAACCACATCCGGATCGCGCAGGAGGAGATCTTCGGCCCCGTCGTCGCGGTGCTGCCATTCCGCGACGCCGACGAGGCGATTCGCATCGCCAACGACTCGACCTACGGGCTGGGCGGCATGATCTTCAGCCGCGACACGGCGCGGGCGATCGAGCTGGCGAAGCGCATCCGCACCGGCGCCGTCTGGATCAACAACGGGATCAACCTGATCGACACGCCGTTCGGGGGGTTCAAGGAGAGCGGGATCGGACGGGAAGGCGGGCGCTTCGGGATGGAGGAGTATACCGAGCTGCAGCAGATCTCGTGGCGGGCGTGA
- a CDS encoding methylated-DNA--[protein]-cysteine S-methyltransferase, which produces MTTIETAEVASPIGRITLAVRDGCLCALDFTEKWSRRRAALEKRFGQVEFRTATDPAGVVSRLERYFAGDLGALASIRVDPGGTAFQRKVWSALRKVPPGRTASYGDLARGIGAAGAARAVGAANGSNPIAIVIPCHRVIGADGSLTGYAGGVKRKQWLLRHEGGRRLCRGETASAAVDGGPPFSPLEPPAA; this is translated from the coding sequence ATGACGACCATCGAGACTGCCGAGGTCGCGTCACCCATCGGCCGGATCACGCTGGCCGTTCGCGACGGGTGCCTCTGCGCGCTCGACTTCACGGAGAAGTGGTCGCGCCGGCGAGCGGCGCTCGAGAAGCGCTTCGGGCAGGTGGAGTTCCGCACGGCCACGGACCCCGCGGGGGTGGTGAGCCGCCTCGAGCGATACTTCGCCGGTGATCTCGGGGCGCTCGCTTCGATCCGAGTCGACCCGGGCGGGACGGCATTCCAGCGCAAGGTGTGGAGCGCCCTTCGCAAGGTGCCTCCCGGCCGCACCGCCTCCTACGGTGACCTCGCGCGAGGAATCGGTGCTGCGGGAGCCGCGCGCGCCGTGGGAGCGGCGAACGGGTCGAACCCCATCGCGATCGTGATTCCCTGCCACCGCGTGATCGGCGCCGACGGCAGCCTGACGGGTTATGCCGGGGGAGTGAAGCGCAAGCAGTGGCTCCTCAGGCACGAGGGCGGGCGGCGCCTGTGCCGCGGCGAGACCGCGTCCGCCGCCGTCGACGGCGGGCCCCCGTTCAGCCCTCTTGAGCCTCCAGCTGCCTGA
- a CDS encoding DUF86 domain-containing protein produces the protein MTFLVERLAELRRHLDHLRAIRPRVPGPAALDRDLSLHNDVLFSLLTVCQLVIDIAGELSARRGERFEDYTQAVRNLARDPRFPEALVAELERLPGFRNVLIHDYVDLDMTRVTAALDRLEPLERFVEIVRQLEAQEG, from the coding sequence ATGACGTTCCTCGTGGAGCGCCTGGCGGAGCTCCGGCGCCACCTCGACCACCTGCGTGCGATCCGGCCGCGAGTTCCCGGCCCGGCAGCTCTCGACCGGGATCTCTCGCTCCACAACGACGTGCTTTTCTCGCTGCTCACCGTCTGCCAGCTCGTGATCGACATCGCAGGAGAGCTCTCCGCGCGTCGCGGCGAAAGATTCGAGGACTACACCCAGGCGGTGCGCAACCTCGCCCGCGATCCCCGCTTCCCCGAAGCGCTGGTCGCAGAGTTGGAGCGTCTCCCGGGCTTCCGGAACGTGCTGATCCACGATTACGTGGACCTCGACATGACGAGGGTGACCGCGGCGCTCGACCGCCTCGAGCCGCTGGAGCGGTTCGTGGAGATCGTCAGGCAGCTGGAGGCTCAAGAGGGCTGA